One genomic region from Spirulina subsalsa PCC 9445 encodes:
- a CDS encoding D-alanyl-D-alanine carboxypeptidase: MLKPIALLGAAGAFLGVLNFLSPPPQIEEVLAWEQTTFFQLPSEPDTQAEQIVQQYLNDLAARGIAANRQGVWLQSDMTRLAVRRGQEAMSAASLTKIATTIAALETWSPDYRFETRVYSTGPIREGVLQGDLVIEGSGDPFFIWEEAIALGNALNQLGLKRVEGNLIVVGKFYMNYRTNPNVTSQLLLQSFNSQRWQGEIVNQYSLMAPGTPRPQIDLRGRIITQSQLPNNSPTLLLRHQSVTLAEILKQMNIYSNNMMSEALAESIGGADEVMRIAAEITQVPPSEIQLINGSGLGVANRISPYASVAMLMALERQLADNPLGVGDLFPVEGRDTEGTMKTRNFPPHTLIKTGTLSSVSALAGVLPTRDRGLVWFAIINEGGDILELRRQQDILLQRLSQAWGVAPLPLSDQNKAPEKIGDPSRILSEF, from the coding sequence ATGCTCAAACCCATTGCATTACTCGGCGCTGCGGGCGCGTTTTTAGGCGTTTTAAACTTTCTTAGCCCTCCCCCTCAAATTGAAGAGGTCTTAGCGTGGGAGCAAACGACTTTTTTTCAACTGCCCAGTGAACCCGATACTCAAGCGGAACAAATCGTACAACAGTATTTAAACGACTTAGCCGCTCGGGGAATTGCCGCCAATCGTCAAGGGGTTTGGCTTCAGTCAGATATGACCCGTTTGGCGGTGCGACGGGGACAAGAGGCGATGTCTGCGGCTTCTTTAACCAAAATTGCCACGACTATCGCTGCCCTTGAAACTTGGTCGCCCGACTATCGTTTTGAAACCCGTGTCTATAGTACCGGCCCGATTCGGGAAGGGGTATTACAAGGGGATCTCGTGATTGAAGGCAGTGGAGATCCGTTTTTTATTTGGGAAGAGGCGATCGCACTGGGAAACGCCCTCAATCAGCTAGGCCTTAAGCGCGTTGAGGGCAACCTGATTGTGGTGGGGAAATTTTACATGAACTATCGCACCAACCCCAACGTCACCAGCCAACTCCTCCTACAAAGTTTCAACTCCCAGCGCTGGCAAGGGGAAATTGTCAACCAATACAGCTTAATGGCCCCTGGCACCCCCCGCCCCCAGATTGACCTGCGCGGCCGCATCATCACCCAGTCACAACTCCCCAACAACTCCCCCACCCTGTTATTGCGTCATCAATCCGTCACCTTAGCGGAAATCCTCAAACAGATGAACATTTACAGCAATAACATGATGTCTGAAGCCCTGGCGGAGTCCATTGGGGGGGCAGATGAGGTGATGAGGATTGCGGCCGAAATCACACAAGTTCCCCCCTCAGAAATCCAATTGATCAACGGTTCCGGCCTCGGTGTCGCTAATCGCATTTCGCCTTATGCTTCCGTTGCCATGTTAATGGCCTTAGAACGTCAATTAGCAGATAATCCTTTAGGAGTGGGGGATTTATTCCCCGTAGAAGGCCGAGACACCGAAGGCACGATGAAAACTCGCAACTTTCCCCCCCATACCCTGATTAAAACCGGAACCCTCTCCTCCGTCAGCGCCCTAGCCGGAGTCTTACCCACACGCGATCGCGGCTTAGTGTGGTTTGCCATCATTAACGAAGGAGGAGATATCCTAGAATTAAGGAGACAACAGGATATTCTCTTACAGCGTTTATCCCAAGCGTGGGGAGTTGCCCCTCTTCCCCTGTCTGACCAAAACAAAGCCCCAGAAAAAATCGGCGATCCCAGTCGTATCCTCAGCGAATTTTGA
- a CDS encoding IS607 family transposase — protein MDKRLVKIGEAARLLGTSPDTLRKWEATGELMPARKTKGGTRYYDLAEILNLGNGDAPTVCYARVSSNDQKADLDRQHSMLEAYCAAKGWNSKVIRDMGSGMNYHKKGLQELLELILKRQMKRLVLTHKDRLLRFGAELVFSLCELQGIEIVIIHKGEQPTFEEELAQDVLEIITVFSARLYGSRSHKHRKLMESLQAEADKVCEKAEGYRV, from the coding sequence ATGGATAAAAGATTAGTAAAGATTGGCGAAGCAGCAAGGTTACTAGGTACGTCCCCCGATACTTTAAGAAAGTGGGAGGCGACGGGCGAACTTATGCCAGCACGAAAAACGAAGGGAGGAACTCGTTACTATGACTTAGCCGAAATTCTCAATTTAGGAAATGGAGATGCTCCAACAGTCTGTTATGCAAGAGTAAGCAGTAATGACCAAAAAGCAGACCTAGACAGACAACACTCTATGTTAGAAGCTTACTGCGCTGCCAAAGGATGGAACTCTAAGGTCATAAGAGATATGGGCAGTGGAATGAATTATCACAAGAAAGGTCTTCAAGAACTATTAGAGCTTATTTTAAAAAGACAAATGAAGCGTTTAGTTTTAACTCATAAAGACCGTCTCCTAAGATTTGGCGCAGAGTTGGTATTTAGTTTATGTGAGCTTCAAGGAATTGAGATAGTTATCATTCACAAAGGTGAGCAACCTACATTTGAGGAAGAACTAGCCCAAGATGTTTTAGAAATTATTACGGTCTTTTCAGCTAGATTATATGGGTCTAGAAGTCATAAACATAGAAAACTTATGGAAAGTTTGCAAGCAGAAGCCGATAAAGTATGTGAAAAAGCGGAGGGGTATAGAGTATGA